Proteins co-encoded in one Flavivirga eckloniae genomic window:
- a CDS encoding YjjG family noncanonical pyrimidine nucleotidase, producing MKIEGITDVFFDLDHTLWDFDKNSALAFDRILKLNNINVDIDDFLHHYVPINLKYWKLYREEKIEKNDLRYGRLNDAFMAIGYEIEEAIINKLSDDYIDHLPMFNYLFENTFEILDYLNDNYSLHIITNGFDEVQHKKLTKSNISGYFKTVTNSEMVGVKKPNPKIFKHALQLAESTSEQSVMIGDSYEADILGAKNIGMEVVFFDVHNTTIDDGIKKINNLIQLKKYL from the coding sequence ATGAAAATTGAAGGTATAACAGATGTGTTTTTCGATTTAGATCATACCTTATGGGATTTTGATAAAAACTCGGCATTAGCATTTGATAGAATTTTAAAGTTAAATAATATTAATGTTGATATAGATGATTTTTTACATCATTATGTGCCAATAAACTTAAAGTATTGGAAGTTATACCGAGAAGAAAAAATAGAAAAAAACGATTTACGTTATGGAAGATTGAACGATGCTTTTATGGCAATTGGCTATGAAATTGAAGAAGCGATAATTAACAAATTGTCGGATGATTATATAGACCATTTACCAATGTTTAATTATCTATTCGAAAATACTTTTGAGATTCTAGATTATTTAAATGACAATTATAGTTTGCATATCATTACCAATGGATTTGATGAGGTGCAACATAAAAAGTTGACCAAATCTAACATTAGCGGGTATTTTAAAACCGTTACTAATTCTGAAATGGTTGGTGTTAAAAAACCTAATCCGAAAATTTTTAAGCATGCTTTACAATTAGCTGAATCTACAAGCGAGCAAAGCGTTATGATAGGGGATAGTTATGAAGCAGACATACTAGGGGCAAAAAACATAGGAATGGAAGTCGTTTTTTTTGATGTCCATAACACGACAATTGACGACGGCATTAAAAAAATTAACAATTTAATTCAGCTAAAGAAATACCTATGA